AAAAAAGTATTTTCACATAATTTTCACATCTTTTCACATAGTCTATATGCCCATATTTTAGCCAAAAAAGCCAATTTTTTCGTTACAATTTCAAATAATTCACATATTCAATTTTCACATATTCACAAAGGATAACAGATGCTCGGCGACAAAGTTCTGAAAATGCTCAAAGAGGAGATACCAAAAATAGAATATGAAAGATATATCAAACAGTTAAGCTTCGATGAGGATGCTTCCAAAGCGGACATTGCAGTCTACAAAGCACCCAATCTTTTTGTCGCCAACTGGGTAAAAACAAAATATAAAGCAAAGATCGCACAACTTTTCGAGTTGCAAACAGGGATTGAAACCAGTGTTGAGATTCTCACATCCGATAAAAAAACAGCAACAAAAAAGGAAAAGACACTAGATACTAAAGAGCATATACCCTCTACCACGAGTACAAAAATCAATCCTACCTACACTTTTGAAAACTTTGTCGTAGGAAGCTCAAACCAGTTTGCCTACACAGCAGCACTGAGTGTGGCAGAAAAACCTGGAAAAGCCTATAATCCGCTTTTTATTTATGGAGGTGTCGGACTTGGCAAAACACACCTTTTGCACGCTATTGGAAATTTCAATATAAAAAAAGAGAAAGTCGTCATCTATGCGACTATTGAGCAATTCATGAATGATTTTACCTACCATCTTCGCAACAAAACGATCGAACGTTTCCGCGAAAAATATCGGCAATGCGATATTTTGCTTATTGACGATGTTCAGTTTTTAAGTGGAAAAGAGCGAACACAAGAGGAGTTTTTTCACACTTTCAATGAATTGCATAACGATAAAAAACAGATCGTGTTAACGAGTGATCAGCACCCCAAAAAAATCGCAGGTCTTGAAGATAGACTCAAAAGCCGATTTGAATGGGGTCTTATTGCCGATATTCAACCTCCAGAACTGGAAACAAAAATTGCTATCATTAAGAAAAAGTGCGAACTTGACGGCATCAATCTTGATGACGAGATAGTAAACTATATCGCCTCACACATGGATAGCAATATCCGAGAAATCGAAGGGGTTATCATCAAACTCAACGCCTATTCATCATTGGTGAACCAAAAAATAACTTTGGACCTGGCAAAAAACGTTTTAGGAGAACTCAAAAAAGAGCAGCAAAAAAACATTACTCTCAAAGACATCGTAGATGCAGTAGCAAGTGATCTCAATATCAAACCGAGCGAAATCAAAAGTAAATCCAGAAGCCGTCAAATCGTCAACGCCAGACGCATCGTCATTTATCTTGCACGGACTCTCACACCAAACTCCATGCCTGCCCTAGCCCAATTTTTTGGTATGAAAGACCACACATCCGTAAGCCATGCCATGAAAAAAGTCAAAGAGATGATCGAAAAAGATGCCAATTTCAAACTAAAAATCGATGAACTCGCCCATAAAATTAGAAGCACCAACAGTGAAAAGATGTGATGAAAGAATGAGAAAAAAAAGATACAACAATCCCTATACCATGCCTATAACTCACATTTTTCACAAAAACACACCATAATACTACTGATTCTAAAGAATTTTTAAAAATAAAAGGAAAATTTAACATAACAAAATATAAAATATTAAAAAATCCTAAAATTGGAGAAAAGTATGAAAATCGAGATCCGTAAATCCCTCTTTGAACAAGTTCTCACCCAAATACAACCTTTTTTGGAAAAGAAAGATATCAGTCAGATTACTTCACACGTCTACATTGAAGCTAACGAAAAACTGATTCTAAAAGCCACTGACTACGAAACAGGACTCAAAACATCACTGGAAGACTTCAACTGTATTAAACCGGGACTTGCCACTGCAAACGGTAAAAAACTGCTTGATATCATACGAATACTCAAAGAGGATCTCATCACCTTAGAAACAAAAGAAAATACTCTCCATATTTCGCAAGGGCACTCACGATTTAAGTTACCGATGTTTGATGCCGAATCTTTCCCAAAATTCCCAGATATCGATAACCTACCAAAAATCGACATCAAAGGCGGAGAATTCATAGCTTCGCTCAAAAAGATTGCCCCAGCAATAGATACAAACAATCCAAAATTCGAACTTAACGGGGCTCTTATAGATATCAAAGAAGATAAAATCAATTTCGTTGCCACCGATACAAGAAGACTCGCTTTAGTAACACTCGAACAATCCATGGAAAAAGCCTTCAATCTCATCATTCCAAAAAAGGCAATCAATGAGATTCAAAAGCTTTTTTTAGATGATATCAGTATGTTTTATGATGAAACCTATCTTATCATCAAAAACGAAAATTACCTTTTCTTTACAAAACTGATCAATGGAAAATTTCCAGACTACGAACGCATTATCCCAAAAACGCTCAACTATGAAATGACCCTGCCAAAAGAGAGTATGATAGAAGCGATCAAACAGATAACTATCATTTCCAATGAGTTAAAACTCACATTTTTGAAAGATCGTATCATCTTTAGAAGTTTAAGCGAAGAAAATATCGAAGCACAGACGGAAATCGAAGTGTCAACACCGTTTGAAGAAAAGTTTGTTATGGCAGTCAATAGCAAATATATACTCGACTTTCTCGCTCATATAGATACTGATCAATTCGTTATGGGTATCAACGACAGCGATCTTCCATTTGAACTCAAAGAGAACAACTTCATCACCATCGTTATGCCAATCGTAATTTAAACCAAAAAAAGATATAATAGAATAATTTATAAGGGGCAAAAAGCCCCAAAACGTGGAGAGGTACAGTAATGGAAAAACAGCAATATGGTGCTGAAAAGATTAAAGTATTAAAAGGTCTTGAAGCAGTTCGAAAACGACCTGGAATGTATATTGGAGATACGAGTGTCAAGGGACTCCACCATCTCATTTACGAAGTGGTAGATAATGCCATTGATGAAGCGATGGCAGGATATTGTAATAAAATCGACATCACTTTGACCAAAGATGGAAGTGCTCGTATCAGCGACAATGGACGAGGAATCCCGGTTGATATCCATCCTACAGAAAAGATTCCTGCAGCTACGGTTGTTTTGACAGTTTTGCATGCTGGAGGAAAATTTGGAGGCGACAGCGCGTATAAAGTAAGCGGCGGTTTGCATGGCGTGGGTGTCAGTGTTGTCAACGCCCTATCGAAAAAACTTATCATGACAATCAAACGAGATGGAAAAATATGGCGGCAAGAGTTTGAAAGAGGGATTCCAATTACCGATCTGGTTGCTATCGGTGAGACAAGACAAACAGGGACAACCATCGAGTTTTGGCCAGATGAGGAGATTTTTGAAACAACTGAGTTCAAATTTGACATTCTTTCCAGACGATTTAAAGAGCTTGCCTATCTCAATCCAAATATCACTATCACTTTCAAAGATGAAAGAGTCAATACAAAAGAGGTATACCATTTTGAAGGCGGTTTGAGGCAGTTTGTCGAAGATCTCAATACAAAAGAGGCACTGACAAAAACTATCTATTTTCACGACAAAGTGGATGATGTAGAGGTGGATATCGCTCTATTGTACAATAGTGGATTTGACGAAAAAGTTTTCAGTTTTGTCAACAACATCCGAACTCCCGAAGGTGGAACCCATGAGAGTGGTTTTCGAGCGGGTCTTACCAGAGCCATTTCCAATTATATCGCGCAAAACGCCAATGCAAAAGAGAAAAATGTCAAAATTACCGGTGAGGATGTACGAGAGGGTCTGGTAGCC
The Nitratiruptor sp. SB155-2 genome window above contains:
- the dnaA gene encoding chromosomal replication initiator protein DnaA, which gives rise to MLGDKVLKMLKEEIPKIEYERYIKQLSFDEDASKADIAVYKAPNLFVANWVKTKYKAKIAQLFELQTGIETSVEILTSDKKTATKKEKTLDTKEHIPSTTSTKINPTYTFENFVVGSSNQFAYTAALSVAEKPGKAYNPLFIYGGVGLGKTHLLHAIGNFNIKKEKVVIYATIEQFMNDFTYHLRNKTIERFREKYRQCDILLIDDVQFLSGKERTQEEFFHTFNELHNDKKQIVLTSDQHPKKIAGLEDRLKSRFEWGLIADIQPPELETKIAIIKKKCELDGINLDDEIVNYIASHMDSNIREIEGVIIKLNAYSSLVNQKITLDLAKNVLGELKKEQQKNITLKDIVDAVASDLNIKPSEIKSKSRSRQIVNARRIVIYLARTLTPNSMPALAQFFGMKDHTSVSHAMKKVKEMIEKDANFKLKIDELAHKIRSTNSEKM
- the dnaN gene encoding DNA polymerase III subunit beta; this translates as MKIEIRKSLFEQVLTQIQPFLEKKDISQITSHVYIEANEKLILKATDYETGLKTSLEDFNCIKPGLATANGKKLLDIIRILKEDLITLETKENTLHISQGHSRFKLPMFDAESFPKFPDIDNLPKIDIKGGEFIASLKKIAPAIDTNNPKFELNGALIDIKEDKINFVATDTRRLALVTLEQSMEKAFNLIIPKKAINEIQKLFLDDISMFYDETYLIIKNENYLFFTKLINGKFPDYERIIPKTLNYEMTLPKESMIEAIKQITIISNELKLTFLKDRIIFRSLSEENIEAQTEIEVSTPFEEKFVMAVNSKYILDFLAHIDTDQFVMGINDSDLPFELKENNFITIVMPIVI